CCAGCGTCTCGACGTGGCCGTACAGCATGGTGGCGTTGCTCTTCAGGCCGGCGCCGTGGACCGCCTCCATCACCTCGAGCCACCGGTCGCCGGAGATCTTCTCCGGGCAGATCTCCCTGCGGACCTCCGGGGCGAAGATCTCGGCGCCGCCGCCGGGGAGGCTCCCGAGCCCCGCTTCCTTGAGCTGCGCGATCGTTTCCGCCAGCGGCAGCCCAGTGATCTGCGCGAAATAGTCGATCTCCACGGCGGTGAACGCCTGGATGTGCAGCGAGGGGCACCGCTCCCGGAGGGCGCGCAGCATGCGGAGGTAATAGTCGAACGGCAGCTCCGGGTGCAGCCCTCCCACGATGTGGATCTCCGTGGCTCCCTGCTCCTGCGCCTCCGCCGCCCGGCGGAGGATCTCCTCCGTCGTCATCGTGTAGGCGAGCGGCTCCTCCTTGCCCTTGCTGAAGGCGCAGAACCGGCACCGGTTCACGCAGATGTTCGTGGGGTTGACGTGCCGGTTCACGATGAAGTGCACCCGGTCCCCGTTATTCCTGCGGTTCGCCCCCTCCGCCATCTCGCCGACGGAGAGAAGGTCCCTGCTCCGGTAGAGCGCGAGCGCGTCGTCTTCGGACAGGCGCTCCCCCGCCTCCGCCTTCCCGCGGATCTCAGCCAGTCGCGTCTTCGCCGTCATCGCCCTTTCTCATCTGCCCGAGGATTCTGTCGCCCGCCCCCGTCTCCTTCGGGATGAGGGGGAGGAAGATGGAGAAGGTTACGCCATGGCCCTCCTGGTTGTCCAGATGGATCTCCCCTCCGTGCCGGTCCACGATCGCGTGGACGATGGTCAGCCCCAGCCCCGTCCCCTTGGCCTTGGTGGTGAAGAACGGGTTGAAGATGTTGTGCACCGCGTCGTGCGGGATCCCGCCGCCCGTGTCGCTCACCCGGAGCGTCACCCCCGCCGGCTCGGGAGGCAGGGAGGGGCGCGTGGTGATCGTGAGGGTGCCGCCGCCTTCCATCGCCTGGATGGCGTTGTTGATGAGGTTCCACAGCACCTGCTCGATCTGGTCCGGGTCGGCGAAGATCACGGGGAGGTCCGGGGAGAGGTCGGTCCCGGTCGCGATGCGGGCCTCCTGGAGCTCGTCCCGGAATACCGCCAGCGCCTCCCGGACCTGCCGGTTCAGATCCAGGCTGCGCAGCTCGGGAGCCGCCTCCCGGGAGAAGTAAAGCGTCTCGTGGATGATCCGCTCGAGCCGCTGCACCTCCTTCAGGATGATCTGGGCGTACCGCTCCACGGTGGACCGGTCGCTCACCGGATTCTCCGCCTTCGCCATCCGCCGGGCGAACCCCCCGATCACGGTGAGGGGGTTCTTGATCTCGTGCGCGATCCGGGCGGCCATCTCGCCCAGCGCCATGAGCTTCTCGCTCTGGAGGAGGCGGTCCTGCGTCGAGCGGACGGTGTGGAGCGCGTTCTCGAGCGACTCGTACAGGGAGACGTTCTCCATGGCAAGCGACGCGTTTGATGCGAAGGTCGTGAGGACCTGGACGTCTTCGTCGGTAAGGTCGCGGTCCCGGAACATGTTGTCGACGTAGATCGCCCCGTGCGGCTTCCCCTTGATCACGAGGGGGACGGATGCGAAGACCGCCGAGTGATGCCCGCAGAACCCCGCGCAGAAATCGGGGGCCTTCTCAGAATCGGGCACGTCGCACCGGTTCGCGGACAGGATCGGACGCTTCTCCAGCACCGAGCGGACCACCATGCAGCCGGCGTCCCCCATCGGGATCCGCAGCCTGTCCACGTCCGTCCACAACAGCTCCCGGATCCCCTCCCGCGCCTCCCCGGAACCCTCCTCGAGCAGCTCCCGCGGAAGGCGGTCGATCCACCGGACCTCCTTCCGGTCCCGGGGCCCCATCGCCATGCGGCCCACGAGTTGCCTGCCGTCCTCGGAGAGGAGGAACAGGATCGCGCGGCTGAACTTCAGCCCCCCGGTCGAGACGAGCGAGAACAGCATGGACTGGATCAGCCGCTCCGTCTTCACGGTGGACATCATCACCCGGGCGATGTCATGCAGCGCGGAGATCCGCCCGACCTTGTCCTGGTTCTCCTGCGCCAGCCGGCGCGCCTTTTCCAGCGTCGTCGCGTGCTCGATCATGTTCGCGAGCTGGGAGCAGACCGTCTGCATCAGGTGCACCGCCTCCATGTCGAAGTGCTGCCCGGGGGTCGAAGAGTAGTAGCTGATGACCCCCAGCGACTGCTCCTTGGAAACGATGGGCAGCCCTAAGTAGGAGACGATGCCGCGCGAGGCGAGCTCGTCGTAATGAGGGGAATCGTCGGGGCCGTTGATGAGCAGCGGCCGACGCTGCTGGAAAACCTGGAACGCCAGCCGTTTCCCCGGCGAGCGGAACTCCCGGCGGAGCCCGGGCCGCCCGTACCCCTCGTCCACCATCACCCGCAGCGGCCCGCGCCCGCCGGCCGCCAGCCGCACGGTGCACCCGTCCGCCGCCAGCAGCCGCGTCGTGGACTTGGAGACGTAGCCGAGGATGTCCGGCACCTCGAAGGAGGAGATGATCGCGCGGCCGATCTCGTTCAGCGTGATGAGCTCCGACACGCGCTTCCGGGCGTCGTGGTACAGCTTGCTGTTGCGGATCGCCCCCGCCGACTCCGTGGCCACGACCTGGAAGAACGCCCGCTCCTCCTCGGTGAACCGGGCGGGCCGAAGCGTGGACAGGTTCATGACTCCGTACAGGTAGACGTCGTCCATCACGGGGACGGAGAGGATCGAGGCGAAGTCGTCGAGCTCCCGGGGGACCGCCTGGGGGGGGGGCGTCTCCTTCACGTCCGGGAAGAACACCTGCGCCCTTCGGTACGCCGCCTTGCCGGCGACCCCCTCCCCGGAACGGATCGCGAATTCCGGCTGTCCCGCGACGTCGCTCCCGGCGCCGGACGCGATCCACGGCACCAGGTCCTCTCCCCGCGGCTCCCGCCGGAAGATGACGGCGCCGTCGACCCCGCCCTCGCGGCACAGCAGGTCGCAGATGGACTTCAGCCGGTTCTCCACCAGGATGTTCGAGTTGGAGATCTCTACGACCCGGGAGAGGAGGGCGAGGAAGGAGTGCTTGTCCATTCGGTCGGACATGCGGTGGCGCTACCCTTCCCGCCCCCGTTTCCGGAGCGCCTTCCCGTAAAGGTCGACGTATTGCCGGGCGGAGGCCTCCCAGGAGAAATCCTTCGCCATTCCCCGCCGCGCGATCCCTTCCCAGCGGGGACGATCGGCGAACGCGGCGACCGCCCGCGAGACCGCGTCCTTCATGTCGGCGGGGTCGTACCCCTGGAAGACGAATCCGGTCCCTTCCCCGGGGCTCACGTCGGCGTCCGTGACCGTGTCGGCCAGGCCGCCCGTGTTGCGGACGATGGGCACGGTCCCGTACTTCAGGCTGTAGATCTGGTTCAGGCCGCACGGCTCGTAGCGGGAGGGCATCAGGTAGGCGTCGGCGCCCGCCTCGATCTTGTGCGCGAGATCCTCGTCGTGCGCGATCCGGACGGCGATGCGGCCGGGATGCCTCCGGGCGAGGTCCGCGATCGCCTCCTCGTACTTCCGCTCCCCGCTCCCGAGGATGACCATGCGCAGCGGCTGGTCGGCCAGCCACTCGCCGGCCTGCTCGACGAGGTCGAACCCTTTCTGCACGGTCAGGCGGCCGACGATGCCGATCAGCAGCTCCTTCCCGTCGGGAAGGCCGAACTCGGAGAGGAGATCCTGCCGGCAGAGCGCCTTCCCGGAGAGGTCCGCGGCGGAGAAGTTCGCCGCGATCCGGCGGTCGGTGACGGGGTTCCACTCGTCGTAGTCGATGCCGTTGACGATCCCGAAAAGGTCTTCCCGCCGCTCGTGCAGCACTCCCTCGAGGCCGTACCCGAACTCCTCCCTCTGGATCTCCCGGCTGTAGGTCGCGGAGACCGTGGAGAGGACGTCCGCGAACACCAGCCCCCCCTTCATCAGGTTGATCTTCCCGTAGAACTCCAGCGCCTGCGGAGTGAAGAGATCCCACCCGAGGCCGGTCATCGGGAGGTCGTGGTTCCAGAACAGCCCCTGGTAGCCCAGGTTGTGGACGGTGTAGACGGTGGCCAGCGACCGGAACGGCTCGCCGTCCGCGTAGAGCGTCCTCGCGTACACGGGGATCAGCGCCGCCTGCCAGTCGTGGCAGTGGAGGATGTCGTACCGGCGCCCCGACCGCCGGATCCACTCCATGACGCCGCGGCAGAAAAAGGTGAACCGCTCGCAATTGTCGACATAATCCCCGTCCCGCGTCCCGTAGAGGAACTCCCGGTCGAAATACCGGTCGTTGCGCACGAGGAAGACGCGCTCGCCCGCCGCCCCCTCCGTCTCCTCGACCGTCCCGGCCTCCTCCCGGTGGCCCAGCGGAACGCGGATCTCCTGCGCCTGGTCCCACAGGGGGAACCGGTCCTTCCCCACGCACCGGTAGTACGGAAGGACCAGGTCGGCTTCGACTCCGATCCGGCGCAGCGCCCGGGGCAGCGCCCCGGAGACGTCCGCGAGCCCTCCCGTCTTCGCGTACGGCACCGCCTCGGGAGACGCGACGAGGACCTTCATTCCTCCTTCCTCCCGCTCATTCCGCCAGTTCCCGCATGAACTTCGCCGATTCCTCGGGAGGGGTCGGGTTGATGTAGAAACCCGATCCCCATTCGAACCCCGCCACCTTCGTCAGCTTCGGCATGATCTCCACGTGCCAGTGGTAGAAATCCACCGCCCTCTCCTCGAAGGGGGCGCTGTGGATGATGAAGTTGAACGGGGGGTTCTCCAGCGCGATGTTCAGCCGGCGGAGCGTCCGGCGGAAGACGGCGGCCAGCCCCATCGCCTGCCCTTCCTCGATCATCTCGTAGGCGCACTGGTGCCGCTTCGGAACGATCCAGGTCTCGAAGGGGAACCGGGGGGCGTACGGAGCGAAGGCCAGGAAATCGGCGGTCTCCTCGACGATGCGGTGCTTCTGGTCGACTTCCTGGGTGACGATGTCGCAGAGGAGGCAGCGGTCCCGGAAGCGATAATACTCCCGGCAGCCGATCATCTCCTCCATCACCCGCTTCGGGATGACCGGCAGGGCGATGAGCTGCGAGTGGCTGTGGGTCAGGGAGGCGCCGGCGGCCGCCCCGTGGTTCTTGAAGACGATGACGGACTTGAAGCGGCGGTCCTTCTTCAGGTCGAGGATGCGCTCCCGGAACGCCCACAGCACGTCCCGGATCCGCTTCTCCGAAAGATCGAACAGGTCGACGTCGTGCTTTTCCGTCTCGATGACGACCTCGTGCGCCCCGATCCCGTTCATCCGGTCGTAGATCCCGTCGGCCGCCTTCCCGAGCTCCCCTTCGATGCGCAGCGCGGGGAACTTGTTGGAGACCACGCGCAGGGTCCAGTTCGGGTCGTTGGGGCTGCCGCCGTCGCGGTAGGCCAGGATCTCGGGCGGGGTCATGCGCTCGCTCCCGGGGCACAGCGGGCACATGCCCGTCCGCCGCTGGACGGGCTCCCGCGCGAACTCCTGGGGCCTCTTGGCGCGCTCCCTGGAAATGATGACCCATCGGCCCACGATCGGGTCTTTGCGCAACTCCGTCATATGACCTCCGGCTGCCGTGCGACCTGCGGGAGTTCCCTGGCGGGCGTTACCTTACCTCTTCCTCCTCCGCTTCGGTCTTGCAGTCGATGCAGAGGGAGGTGACCGGCCTCGCGATGAGCCGCTTTTCGTCGATATCTCCCCCGCAGCTCTCGCAGATGCCGAAGGTTCCGCTTTCGATCCGCTTGATGGCCTCCTTGATCTTGGCGAGGTGTTTCCGGTCCCGGTCGCGGAGACGGAGGGTGAAGTTGCGGTTCGATTCGAGGAGCGCGCGGTCGGTGGGGTCGGGGAAATTCTCGTCCCCGACGGTGGTCATGTCCACCACGGTCCGCTCCGCCTCCGCCATCGCCTCGTCCAGCTGCTGCTGGAGGACGACGCGGCATTTATCGACGAGGTTGCGGTCCATCGAGCGGACACCCCCGGAGGAACGCATATAATTGAATAAACTATCGCGTTTCCCGCGGGGTGTAAAGATGCGCCGGGGCGGGAAATGCCGCGCCCCGGCGCGATTTTCAGAGGACCACTTCCATCCCGAGAAGGACGCCGATCCCGGGGGAGGGGTGTCCCCTCCGCTCCTCGTACCGCCGGTCCAGGAGGTTCGACACCTTGCCCACCAGGGCGATCTCGCCGGATTCCGGGTCCTGCGTCCTCCAGCGGTACCTCCCGAACAGGTCCACCCGCGAATATCCCGGCCGCCGGGGATCTTCGCCGTTCGGCGGGGCGTCGAGCATGTCGTCCTCGATGCGCCAGTCCCCGCGGAGGGTCAGCCCCGCCGCAGGCGTGCAGACGAGCGAGACGCTGCCTCGGTGCGTCGGGACGGCGAGGATCCTGCG
This sequence is a window from Thermodesulfobacteriota bacterium. Protein-coding genes within it:
- the mqnE gene encoding aminofutalosine synthase MqnE → MTAKTRLAEIRGKAEAGERLSEDDALALYRSRDLLSVGEMAEGANRRNNGDRVHFIVNRHVNPTNICVNRCRFCAFSKGKEEPLAYTMTTEEILRRAAEAQEQGATEIHIVGGLHPELPFDYYLRMLRALRERCPSLHIQAFTAVEIDYFAQITGLPLAETIAQLKEAGLGSLPGGGAEIFAPEVRREICPEKISGDRWLEVMEAVHGAGLKSNATMLYGHVETLESRVDHMRRLRELQDRTGGFQSFIPLAFHPKNTDIAKGHTTGVEDLLALAVGRLYLDNFRHVKAFWINIGAKLAQVSLHFGVDDIDGTVVEERISHAAGASTGQEMTVEELVTLIRQAGKIPVERDTLYNVIREWPAEGSPT
- a CDS encoding GAF domain-containing protein, translated to MSDRMDKHSFLALLSRVVEISNSNILVENRLKSICDLLCREGGVDGAVIFRREPRGEDLVPWIASGAGSDVAGQPEFAIRSGEGVAGKAAYRRAQVFFPDVKETPPPQAVPRELDDFASILSVPVMDDVYLYGVMNLSTLRPARFTEEERAFFQVVATESAGAIRNSKLYHDARKRVSELITLNEIGRAIISSFEVPDILGYVSKSTTRLLAADGCTVRLAAGGRGPLRVMVDEGYGRPGLRREFRSPGKRLAFQVFQQRRPLLINGPDDSPHYDELASRGIVSYLGLPIVSKEQSLGVISYYSSTPGQHFDMEAVHLMQTVCSQLANMIEHATTLEKARRLAQENQDKVGRISALHDIARVMMSTVKTERLIQSMLFSLVSTGGLKFSRAILFLLSEDGRQLVGRMAMGPRDRKEVRWIDRLPRELLEEGSGEAREGIRELLWTDVDRLRIPMGDAGCMVVRSVLEKRPILSANRCDVPDSEKAPDFCAGFCGHHSAVFASVPLVIKGKPHGAIYVDNMFRDRDLTDEDVQVLTTFASNASLAMENVSLYESLENALHTVRSTQDRLLQSEKLMALGEMAARIAHEIKNPLTVIGGFARRMAKAENPVSDRSTVERYAQIILKEVQRLERIIHETLYFSREAAPELRSLDLNRQVREALAVFRDELQEARIATGTDLSPDLPVIFADPDQIEQVLWNLINNAIQAMEGGGTLTITTRPSLPPEPAGVTLRVSDTGGGIPHDAVHNIFNPFFTTKAKGTGLGLTIVHAIVDRHGGEIHLDNQEGHGVTFSIFLPLIPKETGAGDRILGQMRKGDDGEDATG
- the glgA gene encoding glycogen synthase GlgA, coding for MKVLVASPEAVPYAKTGGLADVSGALPRALRRIGVEADLVLPYYRCVGKDRFPLWDQAQEIRVPLGHREEAGTVEETEGAAGERVFLVRNDRYFDREFLYGTRDGDYVDNCERFTFFCRGVMEWIRRSGRRYDILHCHDWQAALIPVYARTLYADGEPFRSLATVYTVHNLGYQGLFWNHDLPMTGLGWDLFTPQALEFYGKINLMKGGLVFADVLSTVSATYSREIQREEFGYGLEGVLHERREDLFGIVNGIDYDEWNPVTDRRIAANFSAADLSGKALCRQDLLSEFGLPDGKELLIGIVGRLTVQKGFDLVEQAGEWLADQPLRMVILGSGERKYEEAIADLARRHPGRIAVRIAHDEDLAHKIEAGADAYLMPSRYEPCGLNQIYSLKYGTVPIVRNTGGLADTVTDADVSPGEGTGFVFQGYDPADMKDAVSRAVAAFADRPRWEGIARRGMAKDFSWEASARQYVDLYGKALRKRGREG
- the galT gene encoding galactose-1-phosphate uridylyltransferase, producing MTELRKDPIVGRWVIISRERAKRPQEFAREPVQRRTGMCPLCPGSERMTPPEILAYRDGGSPNDPNWTLRVVSNKFPALRIEGELGKAADGIYDRMNGIGAHEVVIETEKHDVDLFDLSEKRIRDVLWAFRERILDLKKDRRFKSVIVFKNHGAAAGASLTHSHSQLIALPVIPKRVMEEMIGCREYYRFRDRCLLCDIVTQEVDQKHRIVEETADFLAFAPYAPRFPFETWIVPKRHQCAYEMIEEGQAMGLAAVFRRTLRRLNIALENPPFNFIIHSAPFEERAVDFYHWHVEIMPKLTKVAGFEWGSGFYINPTPPEESAKFMRELAE
- the dksA gene encoding RNA polymerase-binding protein DksA, which encodes MDRNLVDKCRVVLQQQLDEAMAEAERTVVDMTTVGDENFPDPTDRALLESNRNFTLRLRDRDRKHLAKIKEAIKRIESGTFGICESCGGDIDEKRLIARPVTSLCIDCKTEAEEEEVR